In the Cyprinus carpio isolate SPL01 unplaced genomic scaffold, ASM1834038v1 S000006521, whole genome shotgun sequence genome, one interval contains:
- the LOC122143868 gene encoding NAC domain-containing protein 82-like, whose protein sequence is MELCPVCGRSFPEDMVEFHASICVDNCSAEMEMFSEWKEDAVAGPSNSREGDLDAVALPFNRRDGEDSVAGPFNRRDGEDSVVGPFNRRDGEDSVAGPFNRRDGQDAVAGPFNRRDGQDAVAGPFNRRDGEDALAGPSNRRDGEDAVAGPFNRRGCENVVAGPFNSREGNKDAVKNDNVK, encoded by the exons ATG GAACTATGTCCTGTTTGTGGAAGGTCTTTTCCTGAAGACATGGTTGAATTTCACGCTAGTATCTGTGTAGATAA ttgctctgcagaaatggaaatgttttcaGAGTGGAAAGAGGATGCTGTAGCCGGGCCATCCAACAGCAGAGAAGGTGACCTGGATGCTGTAGCCTTACCATTCAACAGAAGAGATGGTGAGGATTCTGTAGCTGGACCATTCAACAGAAGAGATGGTGAGGATTCTGTAGTTGGACCATTCAACAGAAGAGATGGTGAGGATTCTGTAGCTGGACCATTCAACAGAAGAGATGGTCAGGATGCTGTAGCTGGACCATTCAACAGAAGAGATGGTCAGGATGCTGTAGCTGGACCATTCAACAGAAGAGATGGTGAGGATGCTTTAGCTGGGCCATCCAACAGAAGAGATGGTGAGGATGCTGTAGCTGGACCATTCAACAGGAGAGGTTGTGAGAATGTGGTTGCCGGACCATTCAACAGCAGAGAAGGTAACAAAGATGCAGTAAAAAATGACAATGTTAAGTAG
- the LOC122143866 gene encoding uncharacterized protein LOC122143866, giving the protein MGSGAASATIEDEEKGWGQREGTRLTIPRSLSQVETLLDEWIEKTGYLPGEDLILDLCVELLQETGRPQVVARVRNSIEKSAVELLPWRREESKREASAPCAEGSNTQIISSLNREKTIQKVRLRIPAGRSPLTSASAYYFSALKNSVVYEPPLQEKKMQRRLTTQQALEMILSEVNPCDSDGEDIELQPDSDSELSYLSSDEETAPQPKKRARLGTDLTETAKDGTVWCEEQVGTRLPFTPIKACLLTLTAYAPKRKKTVYILSSMHSVIQTDNTTKRKPNTVTLYNTTKCGVDVMDQMVREYTVRTGTRR; this is encoded by the exons ATGGGTTCAGGAGCAGCTTCTGCAACAATAGAAGATGAAGAAAAAGGGTGGGGGCAGAGAGAAGGAACCCGTCTCACTATACCTCGCTCGTTGTCGCAGGTGGAAACGCTTCTCGATGAGTGGATCGAGAAGACTGGGTACCTCCCTGGCGAGGATCTCATCCTTGACCTCTGCGTTGAGCTCCTCCAGGAAACGGGCCGGCCGCAGGTTGTTGCAAGAGTGCGAAACTCTATTGAGAAATCAGCGGTAGAACTCCTGCCCTGGCGGAGAGAAGAGAGCAAACGAGAGGCCTCGGCTCCATGTGCAGAGGGATCGAACACACAAATCATCTCCTCCTTAAACAGAGAAAAAACGATCCAGAAAGTCCGCCTCCGCATCCCAGCTGGCCGCTCCCCACTGACGAGCGCGTCCG CCTACTACTTCAGTGCCCTCAAGAATTCTGTGGTGTACGAACCTCCTctccaagaaaagaaaatgcagagaAGACTCACCACTCAGCAGGCCTTGGAAATGATCCTGAGTGAAGTAAACCCTTGTGACTCAGATGGAGAAGACATAGAACTTCAGCCGGATTCGGACTCAGAGCTGTCTTATCTGTCTTCAG ATGAGGAGACTGCTCCTCAACCAAAAAAGAGAGCCCGTTTGGGGACTGACCTGACAGAGACAGCGAAAGATGGCACAGTGTGGTGTGAAGAACAGGTGGGGACGCGTCTCCCTTTCACCCCAATCAAAGC gtGTCTACTGACGCTGACGGCGTATGCGCCCAAACGGAAGAAGACCGTCTACATTCTTAGCAGCATGCacagcgtgattcagactgataaTACCACCAAAAGGAAGCCAAACACTGTCACCCTTTACAACACCACAAAGTGCGGCGTGGATGTGATGGACCAGATGGTGCGGGAGTACACTGTCCGTACAGGGACACGGCGCTGA